From a single Clostridium isatidis genomic region:
- the zapA gene encoding cell division protein ZapA encodes MNTVTIKINGVEYNLKGRENENYLIKISNYVDGKVRDITNANRKLSTTAAATLASLNIADELFKADIEIENLIKKNSTLEEKNLSLEQRIKELEEEIEKNNFSHLRITESLNKELEDLKKSRIEDYEKKIDILKAQVGSLEKEKEELIQNNNMFKEKEVELVEELSALNERFKMIEEEYKKINNEKEALKAQNKDIKFQLQTSKYKVLDLEKKLIDSQIELAKAKKLSNPLIKEV; translated from the coding sequence ATGAATACAGTAACAATCAAGATAAATGGAGTTGAATATAATCTAAAGGGAAGAGAAAATGAGAATTACTTGATTAAGATTTCAAATTATGTTGATGGTAAGGTAAGAGATATTACAAATGCAAATAGAAAATTAAGCACCACAGCAGCTGCAACATTAGCTTCATTAAATATAGCAGATGAACTTTTTAAAGCTGATATAGAAATTGAAAATTTGATCAAAAAGAATAGTACATTAGAAGAAAAAAATTTAAGTTTAGAACAAAGGATAAAAGAATTAGAAGAAGAAATAGAAAAAAATAATTTTAGTCATTTAAGGATTACTGAAAGTTTAAATAAAGAACTAGAAGACTTAAAAAAGAGTAGAATAGAAGATTATGAAAAGAAAATTGATATTTTAAAAGCACAAGTAGGAAGCTTAGAAAAAGAAAAAGAAGAATTAATACAAAATAATAATATGTTTAAAGAAAAAGAAGTAGAGTTAGTAGAAGAGTTAAGTGCCTTAAATGAGAGATTTAAGATGATAGAAGAAGAGTATAAAAAGATTAATAATGAAAAAGAGGCTTTAAAAGCTCAAAATAAGGATATTAAGTTTCAATTGCAGACTTCAAAATATAAAGTTTTAGATTTAGAAAAAAAACTGATTGATTCTCAAATTGAATTAGCAAAGGCAAAAAAACTTAGTAATCCTTTAATTAAAGAAGTATAG
- a CDS encoding DUF3656 domain-containing U32 family peptidase, whose protein sequence is MKKVEILAPAGSMESLYAAINKGADAIYLGGSKFSARAYASNFDNDNMIKAVDYAHSYGAKIYVTLNTIIKENELNEAVRYAGFLYEIGVDALIIQDLGLFKRIKEEYPDFEIHASTQMTIHNGEGALYLKEKGFHRIVLSRELSLEEIEYISKVLNIETEIFVHGALCISYSGQCLMSSMIGGRSGNRGRCAQPCRMEYIIKGSNTSEKKAYILSPKDTCTIENVEDIINSGTYSLKIEGRMKRPEYVAGVVDNYRKAVDQILYNKKFDAEKGKKELMQLFNRGGFSTAYLYKNLGSDLISFKHPRNTGVFLGKVNKNGEIQLQENISLGDGFRVKDKGFIISKILIKGKEVKEAKIGEKVEIYPKSYKKGDELYKSSDKKLFDELEDYLKAYEKKIPLKAKINFELLKPMTIKISYNGLDYEFIGALVEKAEKKPLDKNRVTEALGKSGDYPFRINEVEFENFEEGFVRISDLNNLRREALEGIQKSITKSFRRKRAIKKEKQEEKIKSDKNIEMIYQCITKRQFEALLEEGISDIAVDLFSRHRDALKIKDIIELKEKDKVNIYLKIPNIVKSEFGKVVELIEKLKPYIKGLITVNLGIIHKYKDELFIIGDYKLNIINSQALKFYQSEIDIPTLSLELNRKEIKNMLKSNMGNVQALIYGKTELMISEYCPIGSTFGGRSSCSECNLACTRDDFTLTDRMNEKFRIMTDIFCRSYILNSHPLNLIEEKEELASLGVNSFRVEFRDESKNEVKNIIRMIRNEIKIDNNKYTKGHYRRGIE, encoded by the coding sequence ATGAAGAAAGTAGAAATTTTAGCTCCAGCTGGGAGCATGGAAAGTCTTTATGCAGCAATAAATAAAGGTGCTGATGCAATTTATCTTGGTGGAAGTAAGTTTTCAGCCAGGGCATATGCTTCAAATTTTGATAATGATAATATGATTAAGGCTGTAGACTATGCTCATAGTTATGGCGCTAAAATTTATGTAACTTTAAATACGATTATTAAGGAAAATGAATTAAATGAAGCTGTAAGGTACGCAGGTTTTCTTTATGAAATTGGTGTAGATGCATTAATAATACAAGATTTAGGATTATTTAAAAGAATAAAAGAAGAATATCCTGACTTTGAAATTCATGCTTCAACCCAAATGACTATCCATAATGGAGAAGGAGCTTTATATTTAAAAGAAAAGGGCTTTCATAGAATAGTTTTATCTAGAGAACTTTCTTTAGAGGAAATAGAATATATTTCAAAGGTATTAAATATAGAAACAGAAATTTTTGTGCATGGAGCATTATGTATATCATATTCAGGGCAGTGTTTAATGAGTTCTATGATAGGTGGACGTAGCGGAAATAGAGGAAGATGTGCTCAGCCTTGTAGAATGGAATATATAATAAAGGGAAGTAATACTTCAGAAAAAAAAGCTTATATATTGAGTCCGAAGGATACGTGTACAATAGAAAATGTGGAAGATATTATTAATTCCGGCACTTATTCATTAAAAATAGAAGGAAGGATGAAGCGACCTGAATATGTAGCTGGTGTAGTAGATAATTATAGAAAAGCAGTAGACCAAATTTTATATAATAAAAAGTTTGATGCAGAAAAAGGAAAAAAGGAATTAATGCAACTATTTAACAGAGGAGGATTTTCTACTGCATATCTATATAAAAATCTGGGAAGTGATTTAATTAGTTTTAAACATCCAAGAAATACAGGAGTATTTTTAGGAAAGGTAAATAAAAATGGAGAAATACAGTTGCAGGAGAATATATCCTTAGGAGATGGTTTCAGGGTTAAGGATAAGGGATTTATAATTAGTAAAATTCTAATAAAAGGCAAGGAAGTAAAGGAAGCTAAGATAGGAGAAAAAGTAGAAATTTATCCTAAGTCTTATAAAAAAGGTGATGAGCTATATAAGTCCTCTGATAAAAAATTATTTGATGAATTAGAAGATTACTTAAAAGCATATGAAAAAAAAATTCCTTTAAAGGCGAAGATAAATTTTGAGCTCCTAAAGCCTATGACTATAAAAATTTCTTATAATGGATTAGATTATGAATTTATAGGAGCACTTGTTGAAAAAGCAGAAAAGAAGCCACTAGATAAAAATAGAGTTACTGAAGCTCTAGGAAAGTCTGGAGATTATCCCTTTAGAATAAATGAAGTGGAATTTGAAAACTTTGAGGAAGGTTTTGTAAGAATAAGTGATTTAAATAATTTAAGAAGGGAAGCCCTTGAAGGAATACAGAAATCAATAACAAAATCTTTTAGAAGAAAAAGAGCAATAAAGAAAGAAAAACAAGAAGAAAAGATAAAATCAGACAAGAATATAGAAATGATTTATCAATGTATAACTAAGAGGCAGTTTGAAGCCTTATTAGAAGAAGGAATAAGTGATATTGCAGTTGATTTATTTAGTCGTCATAGAGATGCTCTAAAAATTAAAGATATCATTGAATTAAAAGAAAAGGATAAGGTTAATATATATTTAAAGATACCTAATATAGTTAAAAGTGAATTTGGTAAAGTTGTAGAGCTTATTGAAAAATTAAAACCATATATAAAGGGATTAATAACTGTTAATTTAGGAATTATACATAAGTACAAGGATGAGCTTTTTATAATTGGAGATTATAAGTTGAACATTATTAATTCTCAGGCTTTAAAATTTTATCAAAGTGAAATTGATATCCCAACTCTTAGTTTAGAGTTAAATAGAAAAGAAATAAAGAATATGCTTAAATCCAATATGGGAAATGTTCAAGCGTTAATTTATGGAAAAACAGAATTAATGATAAGTGAATATTGCCCAATTGGAAGTACATTTGGAGGAAGATCTTCTTGTAGTGAATGTAATTTGGCATGTACAAGAGATGATTTTACTTTAACTGATAGGATGAATGAAAAGTTTAGAATAATGACTGATATATTTTGCAGAAGTTACATATTAAATTCTCATCCATTAAATTTAATTGAAGAAAAGGAAGAATTGGCGAGTCTGGGTGTAAATTCTTTTAGAGTAGAATTTAGAGATGAAAGTAAAAATGAAGTTAAAAATATAATTAGAATGATAAGAAATGAAATAAAAATTGACAATAACAAATATACAAAAGGACATTATAGAAGAGGAATAGAATAA
- a CDS encoding endonuclease MutS2: MDNKTLRVLEFNKIKEILKDYIITASAKKLVDELKPYDTVYEVRKKLQESDEALDLLIKKGNPPFEGLHDSGEGIERAKKNGILSPGQLLKIGGMLRCARRFKDYIKRKEEETPHVLLEDLADILTPLRKLEEIIEISIVSEEEISDKASPALGSIRRNLRDKISSVRDKINSIVRANSKYLQDAIYTMRGDRYVLPVRAEYKGAVQGLIHDQSSTGATLYIEPISLVNLNNEIKELKLKEKAEIEKILSELSNKIYENIDLVESNYKILTELDFIFGKAKYASSINGMCPIVNEDNSFDIIQGRHPLIDPKVVVPSDIYLGKEFTTLMITGPNTGGKTVTLKTVGLLHLMALSGLLIPTKDNSSVGFFRNIFADIGDEQSIEQSLSTFSSHMTNIVKILEKADSNSLVLFDELGSGTDPVEGAALAISIIDTLRSIGARVIATTHYSELKGYALKTDGIENASVEFDVETLKPTYRLLIGVPGKSNAFEISKRLGLREEIIDRAKNNISSDNLEFENLIRDLQEKSILANRDAREAKRIKIEAEEIKAKYEEKIKRLEEVREKAYIEAKREAKNIILRAKEEADEILKAMRELEKLGIAQGGRARLEEERKKLKDSLEKKEASLIKERENLGEEITKVTLGMDAYLPSLNQNVIIVSMPDSKGEVQVEAGIMKINVKLKDLRKLNTNNNNKKEKKKRELKLNLARVDSRIDLRGLDAEEACYRTDKYLDEAYMANLGEVTIVHGKGTGALRKAINDMLKKHPHVKQYRLGEYGEGGDGVTIVTLK; the protein is encoded by the coding sequence ATGGACAATAAAACTCTTAGAGTGCTTGAATTTAATAAAATAAAAGAAATATTAAAAGACTATATAATTACAGCAAGTGCTAAAAAGCTTGTTGATGAATTAAAGCCTTATGATACAGTTTATGAAGTAAGAAAAAAGCTGCAGGAAAGTGATGAGGCTTTAGATTTACTAATTAAAAAAGGCAATCCTCCTTTTGAAGGATTGCATGATTCAGGGGAAGGTATAGAAAGAGCAAAGAAAAATGGTATTCTTTCTCCAGGTCAGTTGCTTAAAATTGGAGGAATGCTAAGGTGTGCTAGAAGATTTAAAGATTACATAAAGAGAAAAGAGGAAGAGACACCACATGTATTGTTAGAAGATCTAGCAGATATATTAACTCCGCTTAGAAAATTAGAAGAAATTATTGAAATTTCAATCGTATCTGAAGAGGAAATCAGCGATAAAGCAAGTCCAGCATTAGGAAGTATAAGAAGAAATTTAAGGGACAAGATTTCTTCTGTTAGAGATAAAATTAATTCAATAGTTAGAGCAAACTCAAAATATCTTCAGGATGCTATTTATACAATGAGAGGAGATAGGTATGTATTACCTGTAAGAGCAGAATATAAAGGAGCAGTACAGGGGCTTATTCATGATCAAAGCTCTACTGGTGCTACTTTATATATTGAACCAATAAGCTTAGTTAATTTAAATAATGAAATAAAGGAATTAAAATTAAAAGAAAAAGCAGAAATAGAAAAAATATTAAGTGAATTATCAAATAAGATTTATGAAAATATTGATTTAGTAGAAAGTAATTATAAAATATTAACTGAGTTAGATTTTATTTTTGGAAAAGCTAAATATGCTTCAAGTATTAATGGAATGTGTCCTATAGTTAATGAAGATAATAGTTTTGATATTATTCAAGGACGTCATCCTTTAATAGATCCTAAAGTTGTCGTTCCATCAGATATATATTTAGGCAAAGAATTTACTACCTTAATGATTACTGGACCGAATACAGGAGGTAAAACAGTAACATTAAAAACTGTAGGACTTCTTCATTTAATGGCACTAAGTGGATTATTAATTCCAACAAAGGATAATTCAAGTGTTGGATTCTTTAGAAATATATTTGCAGATATTGGAGATGAGCAAAGTATTGAACAATCCTTATCTACCTTTTCATCTCATATGACTAATATAGTTAAAATATTAGAAAAAGCTGATAGTAATTCTCTTGTATTATTTGATGAATTAGGGTCAGGAACAGATCCGGTGGAAGGCGCAGCCCTTGCAATTTCAATAATAGATACCTTAAGAAGTATTGGAGCAAGAGTTATTGCTACAACCCATTACAGTGAGTTAAAGGGTTATGCATTAAAAACAGATGGAATAGAAAATGCTTCAGTAGAATTTGATGTAGAAACATTGAAGCCTACATATAGATTATTAATAGGAGTTCCAGGTAAGTCTAACGCTTTTGAAATCTCAAAAAGGCTTGGTTTAAGAGAGGAGATTATAGATAGGGCTAAAAATAATATTTCATCTGATAATTTAGAATTTGAAAATTTAATTAGAGATTTGCAAGAAAAGAGTATATTAGCCAATCGCGATGCTAGAGAAGCAAAAAGAATAAAAATTGAAGCAGAAGAAATTAAAGCAAAATATGAGGAAAAGATAAAAAGATTAGAAGAGGTAAGGGAAAAAGCTTATATTGAAGCTAAAAGGGAGGCTAAAAACATTATTCTCAGAGCAAAAGAAGAAGCAGACGAAATATTAAAAGCTATGAGAGAATTAGAAAAATTAGGAATAGCTCAAGGTGGAAGAGCTAGGTTAGAAGAAGAAAGAAAAAAACTTAAAGACAGTTTAGAAAAGAAAGAAGCTTCCCTCATAAAGGAAAGAGAAAATTTAGGAGAAGAAATTACCAAGGTAACTTTAGGAATGGATGCATACTTACCTTCGCTTAATCAAAATGTAATTATAGTTTCTATGCCAGATTCAAAAGGTGAAGTGCAAGTAGAAGCCGGTATTATGAAAATAAACGTAAAATTAAAAGATTTAAGAAAATTAAATACAAATAATAATAATAAAAAGGAAAAGAAAAAAAGGGAACTTAAATTAAATTTAGCAAGAGTTGATAGTAGAATTGATTTAAGAGGTTTAGATGCTGAAGAAGCTTGTTATAGAACGGATAAATATTTGGATGAAGCATATATGGCAAACTTAGGTGAAGTTACAATTGTACATGGAAAAGGTACTGGAGCTTTAAGAAAAGCAATAAATGATATGTTAAAAAAACATCCTCATGTTAAGCAATATAGATTAGGTGAATATGGAGAAGGTGGCGATGGTGTTACGATTGTAACTCTAAAATAA
- a CDS encoding DUF523 domain-containing protein, which yields MYLISGCLCGVNCKYNGKNNLNEKCLKLLEEGKAILICPEQLGGLTTPRIPAEIIGTAEGVLKGEDKIITQNNTNVTEEFIKGAMETLNIAKRCNIKMAILKEGSPSCGVNYVYDGTFSGNKIKGQGITAKLLKENGIEIISDTALEGYEWDF from the coding sequence ATGTACTTAATAAGTGGATGCTTATGTGGAGTAAACTGTAAATATAATGGAAAAAATAATTTAAATGAAAAATGCTTAAAGCTTTTAGAGGAAGGGAAAGCAATTCTTATTTGTCCAGAACAACTAGGAGGACTTACTACACCTAGAATACCTGCAGAAATTATAGGTACTGCAGAAGGTGTGTTAAAAGGAGAAGATAAAATTATTACTCAAAATAATACTAATGTTACAGAAGAGTTTATAAAGGGTGCAATGGAAACTTTGAATATAGCAAAAAGGTGCAACATAAAAATGGCTATTTTAAAAGAAGGCAGTCCTTCTTGTGGCGTAAATTATGTTTACGATGGCACTTTTAGTGGAAATAAAATAAAAGGGCAAGGTATTACCGCTAAGCTTTTAAAAGAAAATGGCATAGAAATAATTAGCGATACAGCTTTGGAGGGATATGAATGGGATTTTTAA
- a CDS encoding M15 family metallopeptidase → MRKNQNKKGKKTIKERVSLLITLIVFINILIFLPFNIKNMPLLAGYVLTKEDIKSNEEFITEFNYIRDNIKYLYLASSDSDLYDEVEKIENLLNEGITSSVKILISDLTNKFNEISSRNQLELEKQFNEINDEKLEGFFEEELITISNYKGEFETLYNDKKYNEAKNILDILKQYIDENKKLANIRKIDEVYEENSLEDPSIREPKYINGILIVNKEYGLPDTYAPGEDPEAREAFERMKIDAAAEGIYLNAFSTYRSYYTQERLYNNYVYTYGQPSTDTFSARAGFSEHQTGLAFDIGGVDRSLWAQENFKYTEEAKWLKENCYKYGFILRYPEGKEWKTGYMHESWHFRYIGVEHSVNFANSDLTLEEYLGL, encoded by the coding sequence TTGAGAAAAAATCAAAATAAAAAAGGAAAAAAAACTATAAAAGAAAGAGTCTCTTTATTGATTACTTTAATTGTTTTTATAAATATATTAATATTTTTACCTTTTAATATAAAAAATATGCCTTTATTAGCAGGTTATGTATTGACAAAAGAAGATATTAAATCTAACGAAGAATTTATTACTGAATTTAATTATATTAGGGATAATATTAAGTATCTATATTTAGCCTCATCAGATAGTGATTTATATGATGAAGTTGAAAAAATTGAAAATTTGTTAAATGAAGGTATAACAAGTAGTGTAAAAATATTAATTTCAGATTTAACTAATAAGTTTAATGAAATTAGTTCTAGAAACCAATTAGAATTAGAGAAGCAATTTAATGAAATAAATGACGAAAAATTAGAGGGATTTTTTGAAGAAGAATTAATAACAATAAGTAATTATAAAGGAGAATTTGAAACTCTTTATAATGATAAAAAATATAATGAGGCTAAGAATATATTAGATATTCTTAAACAATATATAGATGAAAATAAGAAGTTAGCTAATATAAGAAAAATAGATGAAGTATATGAAGAAAACTCTCTTGAAGATCCTAGCATAAGAGAACCTAAATATATTAATGGTATATTAATAGTAAATAAAGAATATGGACTTCCTGATACATATGCTCCTGGAGAAGATCCTGAAGCAAGAGAAGCTTTTGAAAGAATGAAAATAGATGCAGCAGCAGAAGGGATTTATTTAAATGCATTCTCAACTTATAGAAGTTATTATACTCAAGAAAGATTGTATAATAACTATGTATATACATATGGACAACCATCAACAGATACTTTTTCAGCAAGGGCAGGCTTTAGTGAACATCAAACAGGTTTAGCTTTTGATATTGGGGGAGTAGATAGAAGTTTATGGGCACAAGAAAATTTTAAGTATACTGAAGAAGCAAAATGGCTTAAAGAAAATTGTTATAAATATGGATTTATTTTAAGATATCCTGAAGGAAAGGAATGGAAAACAGGATATATGCATGAATCTTGGCACTTTAGATATATTGGAGTAGAACATAGTGTTAATTTTGCAAATAGTGATTTGACTTTAGAAGAATACCTTGGATTGTAA
- a CDS encoding 50S ribosomal protein L25, with amino-acid sequence MESLDLKKRDKNNKAKQLRRNGKVPGILYNKNKINFMFEVGELELCREISEIGDHGILNFKLDGSDRKALIKDVQRDPVTGKIIHIDLQELEKNQKVVSSIPIKYIGEDFLNRRGMIVQKERESIKVEGLAEKLPKSIKVNMANLSKGAVYRIADLEIASELSIVDDLNTVVASVSYERRTVAENNEASEEEGVND; translated from the coding sequence TTGGAAAGTCTAGATTTAAAAAAAAGAGATAAAAACAATAAAGCAAAACAATTAAGAAGAAATGGCAAAGTACCTGGAATATTATATAACAAAAATAAAATTAACTTCATGTTTGAAGTTGGCGAATTAGAATTGTGTAGAGAAATTTCTGAAATTGGTGATCATGGAATTTTAAATTTTAAACTAGATGGAAGTGATAGAAAAGCTCTAATAAAGGATGTTCAAAGAGATCCTGTTACAGGTAAAATAATTCATATAGATTTACAAGAGTTAGAAAAAAATCAAAAAGTTGTTTCTTCTATACCTATTAAATATATAGGAGAAGATTTTCTTAATAGAAGAGGTATGATTGTTCAAAAAGAAAGAGAAAGTATAAAAGTAGAGGGACTAGCTGAAAAATTACCAAAAAGTATTAAAGTTAATATGGCAAATTTAAGCAAGGGGGCTGTTTACAGGATTGCTGATTTAGAAATAGCATCTGAGCTTTCTATTGTAGATGATTTGAACACCGTTGTTGCTTCAGTAAGCTATGAAAGAAGAACTGTAGCTGAAAATAATGAAGCTAGCGAAGAAGAAGGAGTAAATGATTAA
- a CDS encoding phospho-sugar mutase → MLYREKYEEWLNSEIIDNDIKDELRNIKEEKEIEDRFYKDLEFGTGGLRGVIGAGSNRMNIYTVSKATQGFANYLNNNFKNPSVAIAYDSRNMSKEFSKAAALTLAANNIKVYLYESLRPTPMLSFAVRHLNCNGGIVVTASHNPKEYNGYKVYDEFGGQVTDEKANLIINEVNKVTDFSLIKTISEEKALDNNLLVYIGEDVDKAYIDAVKSLTIRKKLVEENARDLKVIYSPIHGSGNMPVRRVLKELGYENVQVVKEQELPDGNFPTAPYPNPEDPKVFKLALEMAKESNPDLIFATDPDADRIGVVVKDNEGEFRVLTGNQTGLLLCEYILKSLKEENKLPKDGFVIKTIVTTDGVKGIAKEYGVEVEEVLTGFKYIGERIREYKENKNKTYIFGFEESYGYLAGDFVRDKDAVIAATLIAEMTLYYKEQGKSLYDALIDLYDKYGYFKETLVSFELKGKEGSEKIANCIDSFRKNNLETLDALKVVTKNDYKLSVELDVLRGEKKEINLPKSNVLKFILENGAWFVIRPSGTEPKMKAYIAAIGKDLNDADESLERLKTEVVSLINDKLN, encoded by the coding sequence ATGTTATATAGAGAAAAATACGAAGAATGGCTTAATTCAGAAATAATTGATAACGATATTAAAGATGAACTAAGAAACATAAAAGAAGAAAAGGAAATAGAAGATAGATTCTACAAAGATCTAGAATTTGGTACTGGCGGGCTTAGAGGAGTTATTGGAGCAGGAAGTAATAGAATGAACATTTATACTGTTTCAAAAGCTACACAAGGTTTTGCTAATTATTTAAATAATAATTTTAAGAATCCATCAGTAGCTATAGCTTATGATTCAAGAAATATGTCAAAGGAATTTTCAAAAGCAGCGGCTTTAACTCTTGCTGCTAATAATATAAAAGTATATTTATATGAAAGTTTAAGGCCAACACCTATGCTTTCCTTTGCAGTTAGACATTTAAACTGTAATGGAGGAATAGTAGTAACTGCATCACACAATCCTAAGGAATATAATGGATATAAAGTATATGATGAATTTGGTGGTCAAGTAACAGACGAAAAAGCTAATTTAATAATAAATGAGGTTAATAAAGTTACTGATTTTTCATTAATCAAAACAATTTCTGAGGAAAAGGCTTTAGATAATAATTTATTAGTATACATTGGAGAAGATGTTGATAAAGCCTATATAGATGCTGTAAAATCATTAACAATTAGAAAAAAATTAGTAGAAGAAAATGCGAGGGATTTAAAAGTTATCTATTCTCCTATTCATGGTTCAGGAAATATGCCTGTTAGGAGGGTTTTAAAGGAGCTAGGATATGAAAATGTTCAAGTAGTAAAAGAACAGGAACTACCTGATGGAAATTTCCCAACAGCACCATATCCTAATCCAGAAGATCCAAAAGTATTTAAACTTGCTTTAGAAATGGCGAAAGAAAGTAATCCGGATTTAATCTTTGCTACAGATCCAGATGCTGATAGAATTGGTGTGGTAGTAAAAGATAATGAAGGTGAATTTAGAGTACTAACTGGAAATCAAACAGGATTATTATTATGTGAATATATTTTAAAATCTTTAAAGGAAGAAAATAAACTTCCTAAAGATGGTTTTGTTATAAAGACAATAGTTACAACTGATGGCGTAAAAGGCATTGCAAAAGAATATGGTGTTGAAGTTGAAGAAGTATTGACAGGCTTTAAATATATTGGAGAAAGAATAAGAGAATATAAAGAAAATAAAAATAAAACTTATATTTTTGGATTTGAAGAAAGTTATGGATATTTAGCTGGCGATTTTGTAAGAGACAAAGACGCTGTCATTGCAGCAACATTAATTGCCGAAATGACTTTATATTATAAAGAACAAGGAAAAAGTCTATATGATGCATTAATAGATCTTTATGATAAGTATGGATACTTTAAAGAAACACTAGTTTCTTTTGAACTTAAGGGAAAAGAAGGCAGCGAAAAAATAGCAAATTGTATTGATTCCTTTAGAAAAAACAATTTAGAAACATTAGATGCTCTTAAAGTAGTAACGAAAAATGATTATAAGTTAAGTGTGGAACTTGATGTGTTAAGAGGAGAAAAGAAAGAAATTAATCTTCCAAAGTCAAATGTTCTTAAATTTATTTTAGAAAATGGGGCATGGTTTGTAATAAGACCTTCCGGAACTGAACCAAAAATGAAAGCTTATATAGCAGCAATAGGAAAAGATTTAAATGATGCTGATGAAAGTCTTGAAAGATTAAAAACTGAAGTGGTATCTTTAATTAATGATAAACTAAATTAG
- a CDS encoding tetratricopeptide repeat protein, whose translation MDYNTVIKERLAKLLFLEINQKVFKEIIKIPEYVEFTNKDLYIPISHKYITENIQDEIRIKNLPIYYFIEGMFFSMGADENLRFNEDYETILTYITDTEACIKSLIAKNIKEDDLIDAYILLKGFYRFSKDKEVMKKLLLVGETIREKDKSFKEILLKDIEYCENHLLKISEAYLYKALILKDENDYEGAKVAINEYVNNGGQVNDEIEILIDDINNVSNYEKAIDYLDKDVAKAIKIFVDLLEKFPENPLIYYYLAVAYRKLENYEKAIYYLNESLEIETGIYEVIVELGINYACLNQFEEAIKYFKKAFEATKEVEICTNIVMCYLNMNKIEEAKIHLELAKKINPEDEIVKELEKILVK comes from the coding sequence TTGGATTATAATACAGTGATTAAAGAAAGATTAGCTAAATTATTATTCTTAGAAATAAATCAAAAGGTCTTTAAAGAAATAATAAAAATTCCTGAGTATGTAGAATTTACTAATAAGGATTTATATATACCAATATCTCACAAATACATAACTGAAAATATACAAGATGAAATAAGAATTAAAAATTTACCTATTTATTATTTTATTGAAGGTATGTTTTTTTCTATGGGAGCAGATGAAAATCTGAGATTTAATGAAGATTATGAAACTATATTAACATATATAACTGATACAGAAGCTTGCATAAAAAGTTTAATAGCTAAAAATATAAAAGAAGATGATTTAATAGACGCATATATTCTTTTGAAAGGGTTTTATAGATTTTCGAAAGACAAAGAAGTAATGAAAAAGCTTCTTTTGGTTGGTGAAACAATAAGGGAAAAGGATAAATCTTTTAAAGAAATATTATTAAAGGATATTGAATATTGTGAAAATCATTTGTTAAAAATAAGCGAAGCTTACTTATATAAGGCATTAATTTTGAAAGACGAAAACGACTATGAAGGGGCTAAAGTAGCAATAAATGAGTATGTGAATAATGGTGGGCAAGTAAATGACGAAATAGAAATATTAATTGACGACATTAATAATGTTTCAAATTATGAAAAAGCAATAGATTATTTAGATAAGGATGTAGCTAAAGCAATAAAAATATTTGTAGATTTACTAGAAAAGTTCCCTGAAAATCCTTTAATCTATTATTATTTAGCAGTAGCTTATAGGAAGTTGGAAAATTATGAAAAAGCAATATATTATTTGAATGAAAGTCTTGAAATAGAAACTGGAATATATGAAGTTATAGTAGAATTAGGAATAAATTATGCTTGCTTAAATCAATTTGAAGAGGCAATAAAATATTTTAAAAAGGCCTTTGAAGCTACAAAGGAAGTAGAAATATGTACAAATATTGTTATGTGTTATTTAAATATGAATAAAATAGAAGAAGCAAAAATTCACTTGGAATTAGCTAAAAAGATAAACCCTGAAGATGAAATTGTAAAAGAATTAGAAAAGATATTAGTGAAGTAA